One part of the Terrimicrobium sacchariphilum genome encodes these proteins:
- a CDS encoding phosphoribosylaminoimidazolesuccinocarboxamide synthase: MDLLECSLPGIPKLRSGKVREVFDLGETLLFVATDRISAFDCILPNAIPHKGEVLTQISSFWFDKLDFVPNHVITSQFRQFPEILKPFEAELTGRSMIVRKASPLPVECVVRGHIAGSGWKEYQASGTICGHVLPPGLRQGDKLPEPLFTPATKAETGHDENITWKECRRILGDDVAHEVRDRSIELYEHGRAYAAQKGIIVADTKFEFGVFEDEILLIDEVLTPDSSRFWPEAEFAPGGSPPSFDKQFVRDYLETLDWDKQPPAPSLPADVITRTSEKYLEAFERLTGRSLFKAQ; encoded by the coding sequence ATGGATTTGCTCGAGTGCAGCCTCCCTGGCATCCCGAAACTGAGAAGCGGCAAGGTACGCGAAGTATTTGATTTGGGTGAAACCCTCCTTTTTGTCGCGACCGATCGTATCTCGGCCTTCGACTGCATCCTTCCCAACGCGATACCGCACAAGGGCGAGGTGTTGACGCAGATTTCGTCTTTCTGGTTCGACAAGCTCGATTTTGTACCCAATCACGTCATCACGTCGCAGTTTCGCCAGTTCCCGGAGATCCTGAAGCCATTCGAAGCCGAACTGACCGGACGCTCGATGATCGTACGAAAAGCTTCGCCTCTCCCCGTGGAGTGCGTCGTACGAGGTCACATCGCCGGATCGGGTTGGAAAGAATATCAGGCCAGCGGCACCATCTGCGGCCACGTTCTCCCTCCCGGCCTCCGCCAGGGCGACAAACTGCCGGAACCGCTTTTCACTCCCGCCACGAAAGCCGAGACCGGCCATGATGAAAATATCACGTGGAAGGAATGTCGCCGCATCCTCGGGGACGACGTGGCGCATGAGGTACGCGACCGCTCCATCGAGCTTTACGAACACGGCCGAGCCTACGCCGCCCAAAAAGGAATCATCGTCGCGGATACGAAGTTTGAATTTGGCGTCTTTGAGGATGAAATCCTCCTCATCGACGAAGTGCTCACGCCTGACTCCTCGCGCTTCTGGCCCGAGGCAGAGTTTGCTCCCGGCGGCAGCCCGCCGAGCTTCGACAAGCAATTTGTCCGCGACTACCTCGAGACGCTCGACTGGGACAAGCAGCCTCCTGCTCCGTCCCTTCCCGCGGATGTGATCACCCGCACTTCGGAAAAATACCTCGAGGCCTTCGAGAGGCTCACGGGACGCAGCCTGTTCAAGGCACAATGA
- a CDS encoding murein hydrolase activator EnvC family protein — protein sequence MSSLRRHGYWFCLLLLVAGLIAAPPVQTARTRVADGFDQPVGKPDADGYYKSRGFRARYHMGEDWNGDGGGNTDKGKPVYATANGYVVLARDMRMGWGNLVIIRHAYIEEGQIKFADSVYAHLDQIMVKENAQVVRGQQVGTIGTAHGLYPAHLHFEIRKNLNIGFNQRGFPRDLTCYYIPSAFISTRRKLPGGGRSTMIPINTFSVEARSASSSEDQPKSLLKDKPKPEGTKPFRVNRFDDLFSAP from the coding sequence ATGTCTTCCCTGCGACGACACGGATACTGGTTTTGTCTTCTGCTCCTCGTCGCGGGACTCATCGCTGCGCCCCCGGTGCAGACTGCGCGTACCCGGGTGGCGGATGGCTTTGACCAGCCAGTGGGTAAACCTGATGCCGACGGATACTATAAAAGCCGCGGGTTCCGGGCTCGTTATCACATGGGAGAGGACTGGAATGGCGACGGAGGGGGCAACACCGACAAGGGCAAGCCGGTCTATGCCACCGCCAATGGCTATGTGGTCCTCGCGCGCGACATGCGCATGGGCTGGGGCAATCTTGTCATTATCCGGCACGCCTACATCGAAGAGGGCCAGATAAAATTCGCCGATTCTGTCTATGCTCATCTCGACCAGATCATGGTGAAGGAGAATGCCCAGGTCGTCCGCGGCCAGCAGGTAGGCACCATCGGCACCGCTCACGGGCTTTACCCGGCCCACCTGCATTTCGAGATCCGCAAGAATCTCAATATCGGCTTCAACCAGCGCGGGTTCCCCCGCGACCTGACGTGCTACTACATCCCGAGTGCATTCATCTCCACCCGTCGCAAACTCCCGGGTGGCGGGCGCAGCACGATGATCCCCATTAATACCTTCAGCGTCGAGGCGAGGAGTGCCTCCTCCTCCGAAGACCAGCCCAAGAGCCTGCTGAAGGACAAACCGAAACCGGAGGGAACAAAGCCTTTCCGGGTCAATCGATTCGACGATCTCTTTTCCGCACCTTGA
- a CDS encoding Gfo/Idh/MocA family protein, protein MNTLRTGVVGVGHMGINHARVYSELKDSQLTAVYDADPGVAQSVAKKYKTRAAATLEEFASLVDAATICTPTTTHYEIGKYLLEQGKHLLIEKPIADTPEAARGLSDLAAQKSCVLQVGHIERFNPVLAALEQKLQNPRFLEVTRLSPFPNRSTDVGVVLDLMIHDIEIILHLVNSPVVSMDPVGIAVLSKGEDIANVRFHFANGCVANVTASRISRDKVRKIRVFQENAYLSLDYQKQDGVIFRLIEGKKGKEIVRENVEVQRGEPLMIELESFVRCAREGAKPKVSGGQAADALDIALEITRRIQEADPRKNAAAAAALATS, encoded by the coding sequence ATGAACACGCTTCGCACAGGAGTGGTCGGTGTCGGCCACATGGGCATCAACCATGCCCGCGTCTACTCGGAACTCAAGGACTCACAACTCACCGCCGTCTACGACGCCGACCCTGGCGTGGCGCAGAGCGTGGCAAAGAAATACAAGACCCGCGCCGCCGCTACGCTGGAGGAGTTTGCCTCCCTCGTCGACGCCGCCACCATCTGCACACCGACCACCACGCACTACGAGATCGGCAAGTATCTCCTGGAGCAGGGAAAACATCTCCTCATCGAGAAGCCCATCGCCGACACGCCTGAGGCGGCCCGTGGGTTATCCGATCTCGCCGCGCAGAAAAGCTGTGTGCTGCAGGTGGGCCACATCGAGCGCTTCAATCCCGTGCTCGCCGCTCTGGAGCAGAAGCTGCAAAACCCGCGATTCCTTGAGGTCACGCGCCTTTCGCCTTTCCCCAACCGCAGCACGGATGTCGGAGTGGTTCTCGACCTGATGATCCACGACATCGAGATCATCCTGCATCTGGTGAACAGTCCCGTCGTCAGCATGGACCCCGTGGGCATCGCCGTGCTCAGCAAGGGCGAGGACATCGCCAACGTGCGCTTTCATTTCGCGAACGGCTGCGTGGCCAACGTCACCGCCAGCCGGATCAGCCGGGACAAGGTACGCAAGATCCGCGTCTTCCAGGAAAACGCATACCTCTCGCTGGACTACCAGAAGCAGGATGGCGTGATTTTTCGCCTCATCGAAGGCAAGAAGGGCAAAGAGATCGTGCGCGAAAACGTCGAGGTCCAGCGCGGCGAACCGCTCATGATTGAGCTGGAATCCTTCGTACGCTGTGCCCGGGAAGGGGCAAAGCCCAAGGTCTCGGGCGGCCAAGCCGCCGACGCACTGGATATCGCGCTGGAAATCACACGCCGCATCCAGGAAGCCGACCCGCGGAAAAACGCCGCTGCCGCTGCGGCGCTGGCAACCTCGTGA
- the xerD gene encoding site-specific tyrosine recombinase XerD yields MTAPEAIDTFILYLATERGLSDNYQLSTRRSLESFASWLESHAKLTLGKVTPATITDYLAWRKRAGLAAASVKIEAVAIRIFFRFLHFRQIIPHDPAENLPTPRIERYLPETLNPRDVERLLSAVDTNHELGRRDRAILELLYASGLRVSELCNARLENLHLEEGFIRVTGKGNKTRLVPVGQKAIEALQSYLTEERPALVAKKTGAEIFLSVRGKRLTPQRIWQLVKHYASIAQIDQTVYPHIFRHSFATHLLGGGADLRIIQEMLGHADISTTQIYTHVDSSRLKQVHRKFHPRA; encoded by the coding sequence ATGACGGCCCCCGAGGCCATCGATACTTTCATCCTCTATCTCGCCACCGAGCGAGGACTCTCCGACAACTATCAGCTTTCGACGCGGCGTTCCCTCGAGTCGTTTGCCAGTTGGCTGGAGAGTCATGCAAAACTGACTCTAGGCAAGGTCACGCCGGCAACAATCACGGATTACCTCGCATGGCGCAAACGAGCCGGCCTCGCCGCCGCCTCGGTAAAGATAGAGGCCGTCGCAATACGCATTTTTTTTCGTTTCCTGCATTTTCGGCAGATCATCCCACATGATCCTGCCGAGAATCTCCCAACCCCCCGCATCGAACGCTATCTCCCGGAAACCCTCAACCCGAGGGACGTCGAGCGACTCCTCTCAGCCGTCGACACGAACCACGAGCTCGGAAGACGTGACCGCGCCATCCTGGAACTCCTTTACGCCAGCGGACTCCGTGTATCCGAACTCTGCAACGCCCGGCTGGAGAACCTCCATCTGGAGGAGGGCTTCATCCGTGTCACCGGCAAGGGCAACAAGACGCGTCTCGTTCCCGTCGGTCAAAAGGCAATAGAGGCACTCCAATCCTATCTCACCGAGGAACGCCCTGCCCTCGTCGCAAAAAAGACGGGCGCGGAAATTTTCCTCTCCGTTCGCGGCAAAAGACTCACCCCTCAACGCATCTGGCAATTGGTGAAACATTACGCGTCGATCGCTCAGATCGACCAAACCGTTTACCCGCATATCTTTCGCCACAGTTTCGCCACGCATCTACTGGGAGGTGGGGCGGATCTTCGCATCATCCAGGAGATGCTAGGTCATGCCGACATCTCGACGACCCAGATCTATACGCACGTCGATTCCTCGCGCCTGAAACAGGTGCACCGCAAATTTCATCCTCGCGCCTAG
- a CDS encoding MBL fold metallo-hydrolase: MATITFLGTGHGGGAPGRFQSSILLHTDGARILLDAGEPCTYSLLSRGFALDDLDAVWITHAHCDHTAGIPMLLQASKIRRRSRALPLGLPTHLVEPLKAWLRASFLPIEHLKFPLDIFTWKAGEAVTFQGTSVIPRHTSHLDRYQDELQDKSIESFSFDIQAEGKRVVYTGDIGGAKDLEPLLTEPVDLLICELAHLSLADLLAALASSKVGTLCLTHVVERDGLDRAGIRLQCSQRLDQVDSVYLPDDGEQIEF, from the coding sequence ATGGCGACGATCACTTTCCTCGGGACAGGGCATGGCGGTGGCGCTCCGGGACGTTTCCAATCCAGCATCCTCCTCCATACGGATGGCGCTCGCATCCTTCTCGATGCCGGGGAGCCGTGTACCTATTCCCTTCTTAGCAGGGGATTCGCCCTCGACGATCTCGATGCAGTCTGGATCACGCACGCACATTGTGATCATACGGCTGGTATTCCTATGTTGCTTCAAGCGAGTAAGATACGTCGACGGAGTCGAGCTTTGCCGCTCGGGCTGCCCACTCATCTGGTCGAGCCGCTGAAGGCTTGGTTAAGGGCGTCGTTTCTTCCCATCGAGCATCTGAAGTTCCCTCTGGATATCTTTACCTGGAAAGCGGGGGAGGCGGTTACCTTCCAAGGGACATCGGTTATCCCGAGACATACCAGTCACCTCGACCGGTATCAGGACGAACTGCAGGACAAATCTATCGAGTCGTTTTCCTTTGATATTCAGGCGGAGGGAAAGAGGGTCGTTTATACCGGTGACATAGGCGGAGCCAAAGATCTCGAACCCCTCCTTACGGAACCGGTCGATCTGCTAATCTGTGAACTCGCCCACTTGTCTCTTGCGGATTTGCTGGCGGCTCTTGCCTCTTCCAAGGTGGGCACGCTCTGCCTCACGCACGTCGTTGAGCGCGATGGGCTGGATCGGGCGGGAATCCGCCTCCAGTGTAGCCAGAGGCTTGATCAGGTGGATTCAGTCTACCTGCCGGACGATGGCGAGCAGATCGAGTTCTAG
- a CDS encoding LysR family transcriptional regulator, whose protein sequence is MMNYHHLRIFWAVAREGSLRAAAAKLHLTQPTMSTQIHQLEESLGEPLFQRSGRKLILTAAGRVAMEYAEEIFGLGAELQAAFAQGMESKPNRLNVGIVDSLPKLIARELLRPVFAIGSSVRLVCHEGVLEDLVLRLKQHRLDILLTDTQISGEIAHGTFHHKLGACGISLCAAPIIARRFGKKFPHSLEGAPFLLPTPAMPLRRELDAWFHREGITPRIVAEFDDTALLKDFAADGIGIAPIHQNVLQQARESYGLTMLGAVKGIRAEFFAVSVERKVGNEAILAITGRERR, encoded by the coding sequence ATGATGAACTACCACCATCTCCGGATTTTCTGGGCTGTGGCACGTGAAGGAAGCTTGCGGGCGGCTGCGGCAAAGCTCCACCTTACGCAGCCAACCATGAGCACCCAGATCCATCAACTGGAGGAGTCGCTGGGTGAACCGCTCTTCCAGCGCAGCGGTCGAAAACTCATTCTCACGGCGGCAGGTCGCGTCGCCATGGAGTATGCGGAGGAAATCTTCGGCCTCGGCGCGGAGTTGCAGGCCGCCTTCGCGCAAGGGATGGAATCAAAGCCCAACCGCCTCAATGTCGGCATCGTAGACTCCCTGCCCAAGCTCATCGCCCGGGAACTCTTGCGTCCGGTATTTGCGATCGGCTCATCGGTCCGGCTGGTGTGCCATGAGGGAGTGCTTGAGGACCTGGTGCTGCGCCTGAAGCAGCATCGCCTCGATATCCTGCTGACTGATACACAGATCTCCGGAGAGATCGCTCATGGCACGTTTCACCACAAACTGGGCGCGTGTGGGATCAGCCTGTGCGCCGCTCCCATCATCGCCCGTCGGTTTGGAAAAAAGTTCCCCCATTCTCTGGAGGGTGCTCCGTTTCTCCTCCCCACTCCCGCCATGCCATTAAGGAGAGAACTGGACGCGTGGTTTCATCGTGAGGGAATCACTCCCCGGATAGTGGCAGAGTTTGACGACACAGCGTTGCTCAAGGATTTCGCTGCAGACGGCATCGGCATCGCTCCCATCCATCAAAACGTCCTCCAGCAGGCTCGCGAGAGCTATGGTCTGACGATGCTGGGAGCAGTCAAGGGCATCCGTGCAGAGTTCTTCGCGGTCTCGGTCGAGAGGAAAGTAGGAAACGAAGCCATTCTCGCCATTACAGGACGCGAACGGCGTTGA
- a CDS encoding TerC family protein: MTLFPFEHYWGFYAAFSALILGLLALDLFVFHRRAHAVSMKEAAGWSVFWVALGLIFGVGLYYYSLSSFAGNPAMAGMNHAAMAGQATIEYYTGFVIEKALAVDNLFVFVMIFAYLSIPAEFQHRVLFFGILGALVFRAIFIALGAVLFQFHWVVIFFGVLLILTGIKILLVADTKDDPSKNPIIRFLMSRLPVTAMDGQKFFVRKAGKWLVTPLFVALIFIEVSDIIFAVDSVPAIFAITKEPLIVFTSNVFAILGLRAMYFLLAGAVDKFHLLKYALGVILIFVGLKMAWLNEAFGGKFPITWSLGIILGLLAVAITASLVLAKKTEAGIVPANPSRDA; encoded by the coding sequence ATGACACTCTTTCCCTTTGAACACTACTGGGGATTTTATGCGGCCTTCTCCGCGTTGATTCTCGGATTGCTCGCCCTTGATCTCTTTGTCTTTCACCGCCGCGCTCATGCCGTGTCGATGAAGGAGGCGGCGGGATGGAGCGTCTTCTGGGTCGCCCTGGGACTCATCTTTGGCGTCGGTCTTTACTATTACAGCCTTTCCAGCTTTGCCGGGAATCCGGCCATGGCGGGGATGAACCATGCCGCCATGGCTGGACAGGCGACCATTGAATACTATACCGGCTTCGTCATTGAGAAGGCTCTGGCGGTCGATAACCTTTTCGTCTTTGTGATGATCTTCGCCTATCTTTCGATCCCGGCGGAGTTTCAGCATCGGGTTCTGTTCTTTGGCATCCTCGGCGCGCTCGTGTTCCGGGCGATTTTCATCGCGCTTGGGGCGGTCCTCTTCCAGTTCCACTGGGTGGTGATTTTCTTCGGCGTCCTCCTGATCCTGACCGGCATCAAGATCCTCCTCGTGGCGGATACGAAGGACGATCCTTCGAAAAACCCGATAATCCGGTTTCTCATGTCGCGTTTGCCCGTGACAGCGATGGATGGTCAGAAGTTCTTTGTCCGTAAGGCGGGCAAGTGGCTCGTCACGCCGTTGTTTGTAGCACTCATATTCATCGAGGTCTCGGACATCATCTTTGCCGTGGATTCCGTCCCCGCGATCTTCGCCATTACGAAGGAGCCGCTGATCGTGTTCACCTCGAATGTCTTCGCCATCCTTGGCCTGCGTGCCATGTATTTTCTGCTCGCGGGGGCGGTCGACAAATTTCACCTTTTGAAGTACGCGCTTGGCGTGATCCTGATCTTTGTCGGCCTGAAAATGGCATGGCTGAACGAAGCTTTCGGAGGAAAGTTTCCGATCACCTGGTCGCTTGGCATCATTCTCGGCCTGCTGGCTGTTGCCATCACAGCATCGCTGGTACTGGCGAAAAAGACGGAGGCGGGGATTGTCCCGGCCAATCCTTCCCGGGACGCCTGA
- a CDS encoding AI-2E family transporter, which produces MERAAVDGSKFRTAFVVLLVAVVSGLFLALAWPLLRPLMIGAILSGLCTPMFNWFVRLFRGRRGLASIATLLVLFIIIAGPISAMLGLAVQQAVTVSDRALPWLQDRFGSATSFDANRWIVDHFPFAEDFAPSQKEIVNSVSNAIRGVGTYLVSSASSFTAGTAGFLLEFFIMIYAMFFFLKDGRQILAKIFYYMPLAHDDEERILERFISISRATIKGTLLIGLLQGTLGGLGFFFAGIGGSAFWGVIMVILSVIPGVGAGLVWVPAVIYLYVAGQALPATLLLIWCATVVSTIDNVLRPRLVGQDAQMHDLMIFIGTLGGLFLFGPIGFVIGPVVCGLFLLAWEIYGAAFKDILPPVGELRPSPRPDRHASPEKSEDKSGTSRPKGRRKS; this is translated from the coding sequence TTGGAGCGCGCAGCGGTCGATGGCAGCAAATTCCGGACAGCATTTGTCGTGCTGCTCGTCGCCGTTGTCTCGGGACTGTTTCTGGCGCTGGCCTGGCCTCTCCTCCGGCCCCTGATGATCGGGGCGATCCTCTCGGGCCTGTGTACGCCGATGTTCAACTGGTTTGTCCGGTTGTTCCGCGGGCGCAGAGGGCTGGCTTCGATCGCGACGCTGCTCGTCCTTTTCATCATCATCGCAGGTCCGATCAGCGCCATGCTGGGACTCGCCGTTCAGCAGGCGGTGACGGTGAGCGATCGCGCGCTGCCTTGGTTGCAGGATCGCTTCGGCTCGGCCACCTCGTTCGACGCCAATCGCTGGATCGTCGACCATTTTCCGTTCGCCGAGGATTTCGCCCCCAGCCAAAAGGAGATCGTCAATAGCGTCAGTAACGCTATCCGGGGGGTGGGCACCTATCTCGTGAGCAGCGCATCGAGCTTCACCGCGGGCACGGCGGGATTCCTCCTCGAGTTTTTCATCATGATCTATGCGATGTTCTTTTTCCTGAAGGACGGCCGGCAGATCCTGGCGAAGATCTTTTACTACATGCCGCTCGCCCACGATGACGAAGAGCGCATCCTCGAGCGGTTTATCTCGATCTCTCGGGCCACGATCAAGGGCACGCTTTTGATCGGTCTGCTGCAGGGAACACTTGGCGGGCTGGGGTTCTTCTTCGCCGGCATAGGAGGATCGGCCTTCTGGGGCGTCATCATGGTGATCCTGTCGGTCATCCCAGGCGTCGGTGCCGGCCTCGTCTGGGTGCCTGCGGTCATCTATCTCTACGTCGCTGGCCAGGCTCTGCCTGCAACCCTCCTGCTCATCTGGTGCGCCACAGTGGTAAGCACGATCGACAATGTCCTGCGTCCTCGCCTCGTCGGGCAGGACGCCCAGATGCACGATCTCATGATTTTCATCGGCACACTCGGGGGATTGTTTCTCTTCGGACCGATAGGGTTCGTCATCGGGCCGGTGGTCTGCGGTTTGTTTCTCCTCGCCTGGGAAATCTATGGCGCAGCGTTCAAGGACATTCTCCCTCCGGTCGGGGAACTGCGCCCATCCCCCCGACCAGACCGCCATGCCTCGCCAGAAAAGAGCGAAGACAAAAGCGGTACCTCCCGTCCAAAGGGCCGCCGCAAATCCTGA
- a CDS encoding LpxI family protein → MSTPDSLFLIAGSGKYPGLVIAEARAAGVGRISLAAFEGETEQSTIAAADEVRMLRVGQLGKMLDAAKKSGASHAMMAGQLAPKNLFDLRPDLQALILLAKLKRRNAETLFGEVANQLAKIGIQLLPALTFLDNHIAPKGHIAGPALKKRHVEDVEYGYEIAKESSRLDIGQTVVVRNGTVLAVEAFEGTNECIKRGGALGRDGSTMVKVSKPGQDMRFDVPVVGELTIETAKAAKIKIIGVEAGRTLLLDRPRVSAAAESAGITIYGIS, encoded by the coding sequence TTGAGCACACCTGACTCCCTCTTTCTCATCGCCGGAAGCGGCAAGTATCCCGGCCTCGTCATCGCAGAAGCCCGCGCCGCCGGAGTCGGTCGAATTTCCCTCGCCGCCTTCGAAGGCGAAACGGAGCAGTCGACGATCGCTGCAGCAGACGAGGTGCGCATGCTCCGGGTCGGACAGCTCGGCAAGATGCTCGACGCCGCGAAGAAATCCGGAGCGAGCCACGCGATGATGGCCGGGCAACTGGCGCCAAAGAATCTCTTTGACCTGCGCCCGGACCTCCAGGCCCTCATTCTTCTCGCCAAGCTCAAGCGCCGCAATGCCGAAACGCTTTTCGGCGAGGTGGCCAATCAACTCGCCAAGATCGGCATCCAACTTCTCCCCGCCCTCACCTTCCTCGACAACCATATCGCTCCGAAAGGCCACATCGCAGGACCGGCGCTGAAGAAGCGTCATGTCGAGGATGTGGAGTACGGCTACGAGATTGCCAAGGAAAGCAGCCGCCTGGACATTGGCCAGACCGTCGTGGTCCGCAATGGCACAGTCCTCGCCGTTGAGGCCTTTGAGGGCACCAACGAATGCATCAAGCGCGGTGGAGCCCTGGGTCGCGATGGCAGCACCATGGTGAAGGTATCCAAGCCCGGGCAGGACATGCGCTTTGACGTTCCCGTCGTCGGGGAACTCACCATCGAAACGGCGAAAGCCGCCAAAATCAAAATCATCGGAGTGGAAGCCGGCCGCACTCTGCTCCTCGACCGTCCGCGCGTGAGCGCTGCGGCGGAAAGTGCCGGCATCACCATCTACGGAATCTCATGA
- a CDS encoding P-II family nitrogen regulator produces the protein MKKIEAIIKPFKMEDVKEALAEVGIEGMTVSEVKGFGRQKGHTEIYRGSEYTVDFLPKVKFEIVVADSLVEKAVQAISASAKTGKIGDGKIFVLPIETAVRIRTEETGDSAI, from the coding sequence ATGAAGAAAATTGAGGCGATCATTAAACCCTTCAAAATGGAAGACGTCAAAGAGGCTCTTGCCGAAGTTGGGATTGAAGGAATGACCGTCAGCGAGGTAAAGGGTTTTGGCCGTCAGAAAGGCCATACCGAGATCTATCGCGGCAGTGAATACACGGTGGACTTCCTCCCGAAGGTCAAGTTTGAGATCGTCGTGGCTGATTCCCTGGTTGAGAAGGCCGTTCAGGCTATTTCCGCCTCCGCCAAAACCGGCAAGATCGGTGATGGCAAGATTTTCGTCCTTCCGATCGAGACGGCTGTCCGCATCCGTACCGAAGAGACGGGCGACTCGGCGATCTAG
- a CDS encoding DUF2062 domain-containing protein — protein MAGKYLRHLPRIKHIRGTWLHRRLGDRLFNLEMWQPQRERFAAGCAIGVFFAMIPLPFQMLGAAVIAYFGRVNIPAAIALTWLTNPLTAAFFVYLEYKIGNFILGTAAGEPTGNLFELIKRAPFPVLTGAGVLAIVSAIISYPVALWGYDWVGRRFLAPVRKNNAPKSQA, from the coding sequence GTGGCTGGCAAGTACTTGCGACATCTCCCCAGGATCAAACACATTCGTGGAACCTGGTTGCATCGCCGCCTCGGAGATCGACTTTTTAATTTGGAAATGTGGCAGCCGCAGCGAGAGCGTTTTGCCGCCGGATGCGCCATCGGGGTGTTTTTTGCGATGATCCCCTTGCCATTTCAGATGCTCGGAGCTGCGGTGATCGCATATTTTGGACGCGTCAACATCCCGGCAGCTATCGCCCTGACCTGGCTGACGAATCCGCTGACCGCCGCGTTCTTCGTCTATCTCGAGTACAAGATCGGGAATTTTATCCTCGGAACGGCAGCCGGCGAGCCGACGGGGAATCTTTTTGAATTGATCAAACGCGCGCCTTTTCCCGTTCTTACTGGAGCGGGCGTGCTCGCGATAGTTTCTGCGATCATCAGCTATCCGGTCGCCCTCTGGGGTTATGATTGGGTGGGCCGGAGATTCCTTGCTCCTGTGAGAAAGAATAATGCGCCCAAGTCCCAAGCCTAG
- a CDS encoding undecaprenyl-diphosphate phosphatase — translation MPDWLVVVILGIVEGLTEFIPVSSTGHLLIVEHWLNAKQSDLFNVVIQCGAVIAVLPLFRSRIEMLLRWREAASRDFALKIFACFFITGVGGLILDKMHFELPEEVFPVALALIIGGVIFIAVEGLLKGKKLGSDITWLIVVAVAVGQLLAAIFPGLSRSGSTIMIAMILGLSRGAATEFSFLVGIPTLLAAGALKIYKELKVGGHEDWSLLLLATIASAIVSFLAVKWLLRYVQSHTFVSFGIYRIVVGLVLLWALWPK, via the coding sequence ATGCCCGACTGGCTGGTAGTCGTCATTCTCGGTATCGTTGAAGGCCTTACCGAGTTCATCCCGGTTTCATCGACAGGTCATCTCCTCATTGTTGAGCATTGGCTCAATGCGAAGCAGAGCGACCTTTTTAACGTCGTCATCCAGTGTGGTGCGGTAATAGCGGTGCTACCGTTATTCCGCAGTAGGATCGAGATGCTTCTGCGCTGGCGCGAGGCCGCAAGCCGCGACTTTGCGCTCAAAATCTTCGCCTGTTTCTTCATTACCGGCGTAGGCGGACTCATCCTCGACAAGATGCATTTTGAGCTGCCGGAGGAAGTTTTCCCGGTGGCACTGGCCCTGATCATCGGTGGTGTGATTTTCATCGCGGTGGAGGGCCTCCTCAAGGGGAAGAAGCTCGGATCAGACATCACCTGGCTCATCGTCGTCGCGGTAGCCGTCGGCCAGTTGCTCGCGGCCATCTTTCCCGGGCTCTCCCGCTCTGGATCGACGATCATGATCGCGATGATCCTAGGATTGAGCCGTGGCGCCGCCACAGAATTCTCGTTCCTGGTGGGCATCCCCACCCTGCTCGCAGCGGGAGCTCTCAAGATTTACAAAGAGCTCAAAGTCGGCGGACATGAGGACTGGTCCCTTCTCCTCCTCGCGACGATCGCCTCGGCCATCGTCTCCTTCCTCGCAGTGAAATGGCTGCTTCGCTACGTGCAGAGCCACACCTTTGTCAGCTTCGGCATTTATCGCATCGTTGTCGGTCTGGTGCTACTGTGGGCCCTCTGGCCGAAATAA
- a CDS encoding DUF6941 family protein: MEPIIPDLQAAVLCEDVRAEVSGQQTLVGIIGLIPAPTTPIGFFKLCIWTRWCGGVGRFKQRSLILDCDNDQPIAQSEVEFSLTGLDSHATNVHVLGGIQFPKYGIYHVEIRVDDELKLRFPLPVVRPQQNVAAN, from the coding sequence ATGGAACCCATCATTCCCGATCTCCAGGCCGCCGTGCTCTGTGAAGACGTCCGCGCTGAAGTCAGCGGACAGCAAACTCTCGTGGGGATCATCGGTCTCATCCCCGCCCCCACGACGCCTATCGGGTTCTTCAAGCTTTGCATTTGGACACGCTGGTGCGGCGGAGTGGGCCGGTTCAAGCAACGTTCGCTCATCCTGGATTGCGACAATGACCAGCCCATCGCGCAGAGCGAGGTGGAGTTTTCCCTCACCGGGCTGGACTCACACGCAACGAATGTCCACGTGCTCGGTGGCATTCAGTTTCCCAAATACGGCATCTATCACGTCGAGATTCGCGTCGACGATGAGTTGAAGCTCCGCTTTCCGCTGCCAGTCGTACGCCCGCAGCAGAACGTTGCTGCCAACTAG